The Devosia sp. SD17-2 genome includes a region encoding these proteins:
- the lysA gene encoding diaminopimelate decarboxylase, protein MVHHFTHRDGVLFAEDVNVNELAEKVGTPFYVYSAATLRRHVRVVREAFAGIDMVMAYAMKANSNQAVLKLMAAEGCGADVVSGGELQRALAAGIPAEKIVFSGVAKTVAEMRQGLEAGIKCFNVESEPELERLSMVASDLGLTAKVSVRVNPDVDARTHAKISTGKSENKFGISYKRAREVYKRIAELPNIVAVGVDMHIGSQITDLEPFGNAFGLMAELVTALRDDGHDIHHVDIGGGLGIPYNVDEAAPPHPNAYAAVVRDKVGQLGCSLVIEPGRLLVGNAGILVTKVEYVKEGEANFIIVDAAMNDLLRPTLYEAHHDIQPVNPSNLPPITGDIVGPVCETGDYLAKGRTIAGVKEGDLLAVMSAGAYGAVMASTYNSRPLIPEVLVDGGRWHAIRPRKSIDELIALDSVPDWV, encoded by the coding sequence ATGGTCCATCATTTCACCCATCGCGACGGCGTACTTTTTGCCGAGGACGTCAATGTCAACGAACTGGCCGAAAAGGTCGGAACGCCGTTCTACGTCTATTCGGCAGCAACACTGCGCCGCCATGTCCGCGTGGTGCGCGAGGCCTTTGCCGGCATCGACATGGTGATGGCCTATGCGATGAAGGCCAATTCCAACCAGGCGGTGCTCAAGCTGATGGCCGCTGAAGGCTGTGGTGCCGACGTGGTTTCGGGCGGTGAATTGCAGCGGGCGCTGGCCGCCGGCATTCCGGCCGAAAAGATCGTGTTCTCGGGTGTCGCCAAGACCGTCGCGGAAATGCGCCAGGGCCTCGAGGCTGGCATCAAGTGTTTTAACGTCGAGAGCGAGCCCGAACTGGAACGCCTTTCGATGGTGGCTTCGGATCTGGGGCTGACCGCCAAGGTGTCGGTCCGCGTCAATCCCGACGTCGATGCGCGCACCCATGCGAAAATCTCGACGGGCAAGAGCGAGAACAAGTTCGGCATTTCCTACAAGCGCGCCCGCGAGGTCTATAAGCGCATCGCCGAGCTGCCCAATATCGTGGCGGTGGGCGTCGACATGCATATCGGCAGCCAGATCACCGATCTCGAGCCGTTCGGCAATGCCTTTGGGCTGATGGCGGAGCTCGTGACGGCGCTGCGCGACGATGGGCATGATATCCATCACGTCGATATCGGCGGCGGCCTCGGCATTCCCTACAATGTCGATGAGGCAGCACCGCCCCATCCGAACGCTTATGCGGCGGTGGTGCGCGATAAGGTGGGGCAGCTCGGGTGCTCGCTGGTGATCGAGCCGGGCCGCCTGCTCGTTGGCAATGCCGGCATCCTCGTCACCAAGGTCGAATATGTGAAGGAAGGCGAAGCAAATTTCATCATCGTCGACGCGGCGATGAATGATCTTCTCCGCCCGACACTCTACGAAGCCCACCACGATATCCAGCCGGTCAATCCTTCCAATCTGCCGCCGATTACCGGCGACATCGTCGGACCTGTCTGTGAAACCGGCGACTATCTCGCCAAGGGCCGCACCATCGCTGGTGTCAAGGAAGGCGACCTTCTCGCGGTGATGAGCGCCGGCGCTTATGGGGCGGTGATGGCCTCGACCTATAATTCGCGGCCGCTGATCCCCGAAGTGCTGGTGGACGGCGGCCGCTGGCATGCGATCCGCCCGCGCAAGAGCATTGACGAGCTCATCGCGCTCGACAGCGTCCCTGATTGGGTTTGA
- the gluQRS gene encoding tRNA glutamyl-Q(34) synthetase GluQRS, with protein MSKKPLLRFAPSPNGRLHLGHALSALVTWRAAELLGGTAHLRIEDIDTNRCKPEFTAAIFEDLHWLGLSWPEPVMHQSDRFDIYMDAANRLRAMDLLYPCFCSRADIAAQSSEKDPEGAPLYPGTCRHLSNAERIERLERGDPVQFRLDVEAAMALTGPLSFSVIGPTILDRPQIRYARPQRWGDVVLQRKDTPTSYHLSVVVDDADQGVTHVTRGRDMEAATDIHVLLQMLLGVPTPYYHFHRLLLDDSGQKLSKSKDSQTLADLRAQGVTAQDVRRQLGF; from the coding sequence ATGTCCAAAAAGCCGCTTCTCCGTTTCGCCCCCAGTCCCAATGGCCGCTTGCATCTCGGCCACGCCCTGTCTGCGCTTGTCACCTGGCGCGCCGCCGAACTCCTGGGTGGTACAGCGCATTTACGCATCGAGGACATCGACACCAACCGATGTAAACCCGAATTTACCGCCGCGATCTTCGAGGATCTTCATTGGTTGGGATTAAGCTGGCCCGAGCCGGTGATGCACCAGTCCGACCGGTTCGACATCTACATGGACGCAGCCAACCGCCTGCGCGCCATGGATCTACTTTATCCCTGCTTTTGCAGCCGAGCCGATATTGCCGCGCAGTCGAGTGAAAAAGATCCGGAAGGCGCGCCACTCTATCCAGGCACCTGTCGGCACCTCTCCAATGCCGAACGGATCGAACGGCTCGAGCGCGGTGACCCCGTCCAGTTTCGTCTCGATGTCGAAGCAGCAATGGCGCTGACCGGCCCGCTGTCTTTTTCAGTGATCGGGCCGACCATTCTGGACCGCCCGCAAATCCGCTATGCCCGCCCGCAGCGCTGGGGCGATGTGGTGCTGCAGCGCAAGGATACGCCCACGAGCTATCACTTGAGCGTCGTGGTGGATGACGCGGATCAGGGCGTCACCCACGTCACCCGCGGCCGCGACATGGAGGCCGCCACCGACATTCATGTGCTTCTGCAGATGCTGCTCGGCGTGCCCACGCCCTATTATCACTTCCACCGCCTGCTTCTCGACGACAGCGGCCAGAAGCTGAGCAAATCAAAAGACTCCCAAACCCTCGCCGATCTGCGCGCCCAGGGCGTGACGGCGCAAGACGTTCGGCGGCAGCTGGGGTTTTAG
- a CDS encoding DNA-3-methyladenine glycosylase 2 family protein, with the protein MISSPSIGAPIASPRIDTEDGVAWHLDALVGRAPHLMPMRDKVGIVSPRVNPIGFAGLAKVVCGQQLSVQSAAAIWGRFEKLPGATDPEGYLALSEEEVRGIGFSRGKFVTVRGVAESVLAGELDFAHVDALSAEDAIAALTALKGIGPWTAEVYLLFCAGHPDVFPAGDLALLKAAHHGLGLDARPTIKEMIALAAEWAPHRSAAALLFWRYFAALRDREGILL; encoded by the coding sequence ATGATTTCATCCCCTAGCATTGGAGCACCTATTGCGTCACCGCGCATCGACACGGAAGACGGCGTCGCATGGCACCTCGACGCATTGGTCGGCCGGGCGCCGCACCTTATGCCGATGCGCGACAAGGTCGGAATCGTCTCGCCGCGCGTCAATCCCATCGGTTTTGCAGGGCTCGCCAAAGTGGTCTGCGGGCAGCAGCTTTCCGTGCAGAGCGCGGCGGCGATCTGGGGGCGATTCGAAAAGCTACCCGGCGCCACGGACCCAGAGGGCTATCTGGCGCTGAGCGAAGAGGAGGTCCGCGGGATCGGCTTCTCGCGTGGAAAATTCGTCACCGTGCGTGGGGTGGCGGAATCCGTCCTGGCTGGTGAGCTCGACTTCGCCCATGTCGATGCGTTGTCGGCCGAGGATGCAATCGCTGCGCTGACCGCCCTGAAGGGGATTGGGCCGTGGACGGCAGAGGTTTATCTCCTCTTTTGCGCCGGGCATCCGGACGTGTTTCCAGCTGGGGATCTGGCGCTGCTCAAGGCGGCCCATCATGGTCTCGGGCTTGACGCGCGTCCGACGATCAAGGAGATGATCGCGCTGGCGGCCGAATGGGCGCCGCATCGATCTGCGGCGGCGCTGTTGTTCTGGCGCTATTTTGCCGCCCTGCGCGACCGGGAAGGAATATTGCTGTGA
- a CDS encoding prolyl oligopeptidase family serine peptidase, with amino-acid sequence MTKLSGPMLAPANGQAPDSAVVLLHGYGSDGNDLIGLAPHWQDALPGAIFVSPHAPEPAGMIGAGFQWFAIDFGGDRLASRQTGVLKARPILEEFLNELWTQTGIAPERTVLVGFSQGAMMALHVGMALPQRLMGVVGFSGAFLAPEGFAAGATNGTPVCLVHGDMDDVVEPARSDEAAAELKAAGVDVAYHVSRGVGHGIAPDGLGFATQFLVDQAAK; translated from the coding sequence GTGACCAAGCTCTCAGGCCCCATGCTGGCACCGGCCAATGGTCAGGCACCCGATAGTGCGGTGGTGCTGCTGCATGGCTATGGCAGCGACGGCAATGACCTGATCGGCCTCGCGCCCCATTGGCAGGACGCGCTGCCGGGCGCGATCTTTGTCTCGCCGCATGCACCCGAGCCGGCCGGAATGATCGGAGCAGGGTTTCAGTGGTTTGCTATCGATTTTGGCGGTGATCGGCTGGCCAGCCGCCAGACCGGCGTTCTCAAGGCGCGTCCGATCCTCGAGGAATTCCTCAACGAACTCTGGACCCAGACCGGAATCGCGCCCGAACGGACGGTGCTGGTCGGTTTCAGCCAGGGCGCGATGATGGCGCTTCATGTCGGCATGGCCCTGCCGCAGCGACTGATGGGCGTCGTCGGTTTTTCCGGGGCATTTCTGGCGCCCGAAGGGTTTGCGGCCGGCGCCACCAATGGCACGCCGGTCTGCCTCGTGCATGGCGACATGGACGACGTGGTGGAGCCTGCGCGCAGCGACGAGGCAGCTGCAGAACTGAAGGCTGCCGGTGTTGATGTGGCCTATCACGTCAGCCGTGGTGTCGGGCATGGCATTGCTCCCGATGGCCTTGGTTTTGCGACCCAATTCCTTGTCGATCAAGCCGCGAAATAG
- a CDS encoding HNH endonuclease: MTIHVSPEACPALVLNADFRPLSYYPLSLWSWQDAIKAVCLERVNIVSLYDTVVHSPSFEMRLPSVVALKDYVTPARRPAFTRFNVFLRDRFQCQYCGSRDDLTFDHVIPRSKGGLTTWENVVAACAPCNLRKANRLPREIKMFPHQTPYAPTVHDLHNNGRAFPPNHLHKSWLDYLYWDIELEP, translated from the coding sequence GTGACCATCCATGTGTCGCCTGAGGCCTGTCCCGCTCTCGTGCTGAACGCCGATTTCCGGCCTCTCAGCTATTATCCACTTTCGTTATGGTCGTGGCAGGACGCGATCAAGGCGGTGTGTCTGGAACGGGTCAATATCGTCTCGCTCTACGACACCGTGGTGCATTCCCCCAGCTTTGAAATGCGCTTGCCGAGCGTGGTGGCGCTCAAGGATTACGTGACCCCGGCAAGGCGTCCGGCCTTCACCCGGTTCAATGTTTTCCTGCGCGATCGCTTTCAGTGCCAGTATTGCGGGTCGCGGGATGATCTGACCTTCGATCACGTCATTCCGCGCTCCAAGGGTGGGCTGACGACGTGGGAGAACGTGGTGGCGGCCTGTGCCCCGTGCAATCTTCGGAAAGCGAACCGGCTGCCGCGGGAGATAAAAATGTTCCCGCACCAGACGCCCTATGCACCGACGGTTCATGACCTGCACAACAATGGCCGGGCCTTTCCGCCCAACCACCTCCACAAAAGCTGGCTCGACTATCTTTATTGGGACATCGAGCTCGAACCCTGA
- a CDS encoding type II toxin-antitoxin system ParD family antitoxin: MAISADLGEVLEKVVTDLVENGRYNSKSEVLREGVRLVQEREARLREMDAMIQAGLDDIDAGRTIPAEEVFAELRLLVAELAQKKAS, from the coding sequence ATGGCGATCAGTGCAGATCTGGGCGAAGTGCTCGAAAAGGTCGTGACCGACCTCGTCGAGAACGGGCGCTATAATTCCAAGAGCGAAGTTTTGCGCGAGGGCGTGCGGTTGGTGCAGGAGCGGGAGGCAAGGCTGCGCGAGATGGATGCGATGATCCAGGCTGGGCTCGATGATATTGATGCTGGCAGAACGATCCCGGCGGAAGAGGTTTTTGCCGAGTTGAGACTGCTGGTCGCGGAGCTGGCGCAGAAAAAGGCGTCGTGA
- a CDS encoding type II toxin-antitoxin system RelE/ParE family toxin — translation MRLRFSRDAQKDLVEIVRYIARDNPLRATSFADELVLACQELGDHPERFPSLKRYAARGLRRRPYGNYSIIYAVGSDVVFIVRIISSARDLDALVD, via the coding sequence ATGCGTTTGCGCTTCTCGCGTGACGCCCAGAAAGATCTGGTGGAGATTGTCCGCTATATAGCCCGGGACAATCCGCTCCGGGCAACCAGTTTTGCCGATGAACTGGTGCTGGCGTGCCAAGAGCTCGGGGATCATCCGGAGCGGTTTCCAAGTCTTAAGCGATACGCGGCCCGCGGACTGCGCCGCAGGCCCTATGGAAACTACTCGATCATCTATGCCGTTGGGTCGGACGTTGTGTTTATCGTTCGGATCATCTCGTCGGCACGAGATCTTGACGCGCTGGTCGACTAA
- a CDS encoding disulfide bond formation protein B, whose product MAVLSRPLDKLTSALAFLLGLATILGALASQYFGGLYPCELCLEQRWAYYIGLPILLGILVLWNRLPLKIWFALMAIVTAIFVWGIYMGSYHAGVEWGFWPGPTACTGVGESFSFDQLNNMTPVIGCDVVQFRFLGLSLAGYNALISLAIVALLAFAMLFQARRKG is encoded by the coding sequence ATGGCAGTTCTTTCCCGCCCACTTGATAAGCTCACATCAGCTCTGGCATTTCTGCTCGGACTGGCCACCATCCTGGGCGCGCTGGCGTCCCAATATTTTGGGGGCCTCTATCCCTGCGAGCTCTGCCTCGAGCAGCGCTGGGCCTATTATATCGGCCTGCCGATCCTTCTCGGCATTCTCGTTCTGTGGAACCGCCTGCCCCTGAAAATCTGGTTCGCGCTGATGGCCATCGTCACGGCGATCTTCGTCTGGGGCATCTATATGGGGAGCTACCACGCTGGCGTCGAATGGGGCTTCTGGCCTGGTCCAACCGCATGCACCGGTGTCGGCGAAAGTTTTAGCTTCGACCAGCTCAACAACATGACCCCGGTCATCGGCTGCGACGTCGTTCAATTCCGCTTCCTCGGCCTTTCGCTGGCCGGCTACAACGCGCTGATCTCGCTCGCCATCGTCGCCCTCCTCGCCTTCGCCATGCTCTTCCAGGCGCGCCGGAAGGGTTAG
- a CDS encoding DUF72 domain-containing protein, with protein MADKGIIRTGTAGWVFEPWRGSFFPEGLVQKKELHYASRHLTSIEINATFRANQKPASFVKWAGETPDGFQFSIKGPQLVTHIKRLKDCAQPLANFFGSGPLALGNRLGPFIWQLPPNLPFDLPRLESFLPLLPQDIDAYLRLAHQADGVKAPPFLEPNGVTLIRHAIEMRHPSFDDPAVDALLRQHNIARVIADTPDHPSRDLTADFAYCRLQGPARPDADGYADEDIADLAKTMSGWRDAGRDCYAYFVHEDKLHAPDNAMALAKALDITPFE; from the coding sequence ATGGCTGACAAAGGCATAATTCGCACCGGAACCGCCGGTTGGGTTTTCGAACCCTGGCGCGGCAGCTTCTTTCCGGAGGGCCTCGTGCAGAAAAAAGAGCTGCACTATGCCAGCCGGCATCTCACCAGCATCGAGATCAACGCCACGTTCCGGGCCAACCAGAAGCCGGCGAGCTTTGTCAAATGGGCGGGCGAGACCCCTGACGGCTTCCAGTTCTCGATCAAGGGACCGCAACTCGTCACCCATATCAAGCGCCTCAAGGACTGCGCTCAGCCGCTGGCCAATTTTTTTGGCTCGGGCCCGCTTGCCCTCGGCAACCGCCTCGGTCCATTCATCTGGCAATTACCTCCCAATCTCCCGTTCGACCTGCCGCGACTCGAGAGCTTTCTCCCCCTCCTGCCGCAGGACATCGACGCCTATCTGCGGCTCGCGCATCAAGCCGATGGCGTCAAAGCCCCACCCTTTCTCGAGCCAAATGGCGTTACTCTTATCCGCCACGCCATCGAAATGCGCCATCCAAGCTTTGACGATCCCGCCGTCGATGCGCTTTTGCGCCAGCACAACATCGCCCGCGTCATTGCCGACACCCCCGACCATCCAAGCCGCGACCTGACCGCCGATTTTGCCTATTGCCGCCTGCAGGGCCCTGCCCGCCCCGACGCCGATGGCTACGCAGACGAGGACATTGCCGATCTGGCCAAAACCATGTCAGGCTGGCGAGATGCAGGCCGGGATTGCTACGCCTATTTCGTGCACGAAGACAAACTGCACGCCCCGGACAACGCCATGGCTCTGGCCAAGGCGCTGGACATCACCCCATTTGAGTGA
- a CDS encoding thermonuclease family protein, translating to MRRPDVVSIAALALVSAASQAAMACDVLDMRPGGTVVEVTDGDTVVLDSGQRVRLIGTQAPKLPLGREDFEIWPLAPEAQKVLADLALNKPVRLGFGGEEIDRHERVLAHMFVDDGSEEIWAQLHMVEKGMARVYSFPDNRKCLDMLMAAEARARAARLGIWADPYYSVRAAEKAGDLLTRAGHYELVEGRVLLADRQGSRVYLNFGRFWKEDCTAVIEAPALRLFTADKLDPLALEGALVRIRGWVDDRDGPRIEVTHPEQIEVLATQ from the coding sequence TTGCGCAGACCCGATGTCGTTTCCATTGCTGCCCTCGCCCTTGTGTCGGCTGCATCGCAGGCTGCAATGGCCTGTGATGTGCTCGATATGCGGCCCGGTGGAACCGTTGTCGAAGTGACTGATGGCGATACGGTGGTACTCGATAGTGGCCAGCGTGTGCGGTTGATCGGGACCCAGGCGCCCAAACTGCCATTGGGACGCGAAGATTTCGAGATCTGGCCGCTGGCGCCTGAGGCTCAGAAAGTGCTGGCGGACCTCGCCCTCAACAAGCCCGTCCGCCTTGGCTTTGGCGGTGAGGAGATCGACCGGCACGAGCGGGTGCTCGCCCATATGTTCGTAGATGATGGGTCGGAGGAAATCTGGGCGCAATTGCATATGGTCGAGAAGGGCATGGCGCGGGTTTATTCCTTTCCCGACAATCGGAAATGCCTGGATATGCTGATGGCTGCGGAGGCGCGGGCGCGCGCCGCGCGGCTTGGCATTTGGGCTGATCCCTATTACAGCGTTCGGGCGGCGGAAAAAGCAGGTGATCTGCTGACCCGCGCAGGGCATTACGAATTGGTGGAAGGCCGGGTTCTCCTCGCCGACCGCCAAGGCAGCCGCGTCTACCTCAATTTTGGCCGCTTCTGGAAAGAGGATTGTACGGCCGTCATCGAGGCACCGGCGTTGCGGCTGTTTACGGCAGACAAGCTGGATCCATTAGCACTTGAGGGGGCGCTCGTGCGGATCCGTGGATGGGTGGACGACCGGGACGGTCCACGCATCGAAGTGACGCATCCCGAACAGATTGAGGTCTTGGCGACGCAATGA
- a CDS encoding M48 family metalloprotease, whose product MTALSLNKSLRVGILAGSLLALSACSSLTGSNISVSQTGDRPAPAVVPAGTEPDDVVIGRREHPRIIAAYGGVYSDRQAEIMVARIVGRLLAASNQPNAQFQVTILDTSEVNAFALPGGYIYVTRGILALASDTSELAAVLAHEIAHVTLRHARARTDKTRTTQIVDRVITGIFGGDVSTDATANRTRQSLAAFGQNQELEADQEGIKFAGKAGYDPQAAARFLGVMSRFAAFSAGTSAGEDGFLSSHPSTPARISKAMDTARSMFGASQLGETDRDGYLAAISGLTFGDSPAQGSIVGQRFIHPRSKFSFTVPQGYALQSAQSAVVGVAGDGEAVRFDSADVQPSMALTDYLKSGWIAGLKADTVKSHNYNGIDMASGLAQTDQWFFRVAVMRLDGAVYRFIFAAKADSARFAQGAESTIQSFRRADASDLNQIRKLTTRIITAKSGDTADTLARQMANIPGGRDLFYILNNLYPGDPVAAGQKYKVVALN is encoded by the coding sequence ATGACGGCGCTTTCCCTAAACAAGTCTCTGCGCGTCGGTATCCTGGCCGGGTCCCTCCTGGCCCTTTCGGCCTGCTCGTCCCTGACCGGCTCCAATATCAGTGTCAGCCAGACGGGCGATCGGCCTGCGCCGGCTGTCGTGCCCGCCGGCACGGAACCCGATGATGTCGTCATCGGGCGCCGCGAGCATCCGCGTATCATCGCGGCCTATGGCGGCGTCTATTCCGACCGCCAGGCCGAGATCATGGTCGCGCGCATCGTCGGCCGGCTGCTGGCTGCGTCCAACCAGCCCAATGCCCAGTTCCAGGTAACGATCCTTGATACATCCGAGGTCAATGCCTTCGCGCTGCCGGGCGGCTATATCTATGTGACGCGCGGCATCCTTGCCCTCGCCTCGGATACGAGCGAACTGGCGGCGGTTCTGGCCCACGAGATCGCCCACGTGACGCTGCGTCATGCGCGGGCGCGCACCGACAAGACGCGGACCACCCAGATCGTTGATCGGGTGATTACCGGGATTTTCGGTGGGGACGTCTCGACCGATGCTACGGCCAACCGCACGCGCCAGTCGCTGGCAGCATTCGGGCAGAACCAGGAGCTCGAGGCGGACCAGGAAGGCATCAAGTTTGCCGGCAAGGCTGGGTATGATCCTCAGGCCGCAGCGCGCTTCCTCGGCGTGATGAGCCGGTTCGCAGCCTTTTCGGCCGGCACCAGCGCCGGCGAGGACGGTTTCCTCTCATCCCACCCCTCGACGCCGGCCCGCATCAGCAAAGCCATGGATACGGCGCGCTCGATGTTCGGCGCTTCGCAGCTGGGTGAGACCGACAGGGATGGCTATCTGGCCGCTATCTCGGGGCTGACCTTTGGCGACAGTCCGGCCCAGGGCTCGATCGTCGGCCAGCGCTTTATCCACCCGCGCTCGAAATTCTCCTTCACCGTGCCGCAGGGCTATGCGCTGCAATCGGCGCAGAGCGCTGTTGTGGGCGTGGCGGGGGATGGCGAGGCGGTGCGCTTCGACAGTGCCGACGTGCAGCCGAGCATGGCACTGACGGATTATCTCAAATCCGGCTGGATTGCCGGTCTCAAGGCCGACACCGTCAAGTCGCACAACTATAATGGCATCGACATGGCGTCGGGCCTGGCGCAGACCGACCAGTGGTTCTTCCGCGTGGCGGTAATGCGTCTCGATGGGGCGGTCTATCGCTTCATCTTTGCGGCTAAGGCCGACAGTGCGCGCTTTGCCCAGGGGGCCGAATCCACGATCCAGAGTTTCCGCCGCGCCGATGCAAGCGATCTCAACCAGATCCGCAAGCTGACGACGCGCATCATCACCGCCAAAAGTGGTGACACTGCGGACACCCTGGCCCGGCAGATGGCCAATATCCCCGGCGGACGCGACCTCTTCTATATCCTCAATAACCTTTACCCCGGCGATCCCGTCGCCGCGGGGCAGAAGTATAAGGTTGTGGCGCTGAACTAG
- the mutT gene encoding 8-oxo-dGTP diphosphatase MutT, translating to MTDKPILLVVACALVDADRRVLIAQRPEGKHMAGMWEFPGGKIEPGETPEAALIRELREELGIETKEACLAPVSFASHSYEHMHLLMPLYACRRWQGMPTASEHKALKWVRPQALRDYPMPPADEPLIAALCDLL from the coding sequence GTGACCGACAAGCCAATCCTGCTCGTCGTTGCCTGTGCTCTTGTGGACGCTGATCGTCGCGTGCTGATTGCCCAGCGCCCGGAAGGCAAACACATGGCCGGCATGTGGGAGTTTCCGGGTGGCAAGATCGAGCCCGGTGAAACCCCGGAGGCAGCCCTCATCCGCGAACTGCGCGAAGAGCTGGGGATCGAGACCAAGGAAGCCTGTCTGGCGCCGGTTTCGTTTGCCAGCCACTCCTATGAGCACATGCACCTCTTGATGCCGCTCTACGCCTGCCGCCGCTGGCAGGGCATGCCCACCGCCAGCGAACACAAGGCCCTCAAATGGGTCCGCCCGCAGGCCCTGCGCGACTACCCCATGCCCCCCGCCGATGAGCCGCTCATCGCCGCCCTCTGCGACCTGCTCTGA
- a CDS encoding GNAT family N-acetyltransferase, with translation MSTSLPDIEAIERASLQAWPGIEEKWDGSWVRRAAGGYTKRANSVQCLDPDDFEDADLRVISACTWMIIRQVKPVFRITPLAPYELNATLDESGWQTIGESHVYAMALGDHEADPHAEFLPLSDPKFLGAQQKLQGYDAATLEGLKNLTAAIKTSATGVVLTRDGEAVATAIMALADGIVVAGNVVTDTTRRRQGLGKAMMNSGLAWAKREGAQFAALNVEAGNTAALGLYSGLGYTHKYDYHYRIPGAPK, from the coding sequence ATGTCCACCTCCCTTCCCGATATTGAAGCCATCGAGCGGGCCAGCCTTCAGGCCTGGCCCGGTATCGAAGAGAAGTGGGACGGCTCCTGGGTACGTCGCGCTGCCGGCGGCTACACCAAGCGCGCCAATTCCGTGCAGTGCCTCGACCCGGATGATTTTGAGGACGCCGATCTGCGTGTGATCTCGGCCTGCACCTGGATGATCATCCGCCAGGTCAAGCCGGTGTTCCGCATCACCCCGCTTGCGCCATACGAGCTCAATGCCACGCTTGACGAATCCGGCTGGCAGACGATTGGTGAAAGTCATGTCTACGCCATGGCGCTGGGCGATCACGAAGCCGATCCCCATGCCGAATTCTTGCCCCTGAGCGACCCAAAATTTCTCGGCGCCCAGCAGAAGCTGCAGGGATACGACGCCGCGACGCTGGAGGGGCTGAAAAACCTTACCGCTGCCATCAAGACCTCAGCCACGGGTGTTGTCCTCACCCGGGACGGCGAAGCCGTCGCCACCGCAATCATGGCCCTCGCCGACGGCATCGTTGTTGCCGGCAATGTGGTCACCGACACCACGCGCCGTCGCCAGGGACTGGGCAAGGCGATGATGAACTCAGGCCTTGCCTGGGCCAAGCGCGAAGGCGCCCAGTTCGCCGCGCTCAATGTCGAGGCCGGCAATACCGCCGCCCTCGGCCTCTATTCGGGCCTCGGCTACACTCACAAGTATGACTATCACTACCGCATTCCCGGAGCGCCCAAGTGA